Part of the Flavobacterium alkalisoli genome is shown below.
TTGTATGGTATTACCTACAGGGATTTTAAGGTCAATATATCTTCCTCCCCCATAACTTCCGTTGCCTGATGTAAGATCGGTAAAAGGTAAAAACAGACTGTTTTTATATTCCTCTATCTTCATCATATCAACACTCTGAAAAACATCCAGTTTGTATTCCTTCCCTTTAAGGGTAAAAATAAGCTCCCCGAATTTTCTGTAACGTGGCTTTCTGCTGGTTGTGGTAGCCATATAAAATGGTTTCTCGTCAGGAGTTTTTATCAGCTTTGCAGTTACGCAATATTCCATATCTACAGGATAAAAATCGAGAGCCTTAAACGTTTTTAAATCTTCCTTCTTTAATGGCGATTCCTCCGGATTGGCATATTGGCTGTTAAGCTCCTTTTGATAGGCAAGGCTGTTTTCTTTAGAGCATTCCTGTGCCCCTGTCATAAAAGACAACAGTAAAACACCTGCCGTAAGTATGTTTTTCATTTAGTTATTTTAAGGTTCATGCAAAAGTAACCAATTCGTTAAAATATTTTTTACCGGTAGTTAATATTAAGCCCTTCTTCCTTCGTATCTTTGCTGTAAACCATCCTTTTAAAATGTTTTCTCAGGCATTCACGCGCTACATCAATAACTTCAGGGGCTTCTCCAGGGAGATATGGATACTTACTCTTATTACCTTTATTAACCGTGCCGGCACAATGGTACTACCCTTCCTGTCTAAATACTTAAAGGAAGACCTGCACTTTAGCTACGATCAGGTAGGATGGATATTAGTAAGCTTTGGATGCGGTTCTATGGCAGGTTCATGGATTGGCGGAAAACTGTCTGATAAAATAGGATTTTATAAGGTAATGGTCTTTAGCCTTTTTTCAACAGGAATATTATTTTTCGGGCTGCAGTTTGTCACTTCATTTGAAGGGCTATGTTTTGCCATGTTTGGCATTATGGTTATTGCCGATATGTTTCGCCCCGCAATGTTTGTGTCTCTTGGAGCTTATGCCAAACCCGAAAACCGTACCCGTGCACTTACATTAGTAAGACTTGCTGTAAATTTAGGGTTTGCGGCAGGACCAGCATTAGGCGGACTAATTATCACTGGAATTGGCTATAAAGGATTATTTTGGGCAGATGGGGCTTCATGTATTATATCCATTCTGATTTTTTATATCCTTGTAAAGGAGAAAAAGAAAAGTAAAGAACCGGAAACTTTTTCAGAAGAACCTTTAAAAAAGAGATCTGTATGGAATGATGCAACATTTATAATCTTCCTTTTTACAAGTTTTACAACAGCTATGGTTTTCTTCCAGTTGTTTACTACCCTGCCTTTATATCATAGAGAAGCTTATGGGCTAACCGAACTCCATACCGGGCTTATAATGTCTTTTAACGGGCTTATGGTATTTTTTATGGAAATGCCTATTGTAGGCTATTTTGAAAGAAAGAATTTCCCTAAAATAAAAATCATAATTTGGGGATCATTGTTTTTTGCTGCCAGCTTTTTTGTGTTATTAATCAATGTATGGATAGGTATACTTCTGTTAAGTGTGGTATTACTTACATTTGGTGAAATGTTTTGTTTTCCTTTTGCCAACTCCTTTGCGCTTAGCCGTGCTCCCCGCGGCCAGGAAGGAAAATATATGGCACTTTATACCATGACATTCAGCATGGCACATATATTAAGTGCTAAAACCGGTATGACAATAATTTCTCATGAGCATGGCGGATATAATGTTAACTGGTTTTTTATGGGCTGTGCCGCATTGCTTGCAGCTGCGGCTACCTTATGGGTTAAAAACCGTTTAAAAAACGAAACTGCATAAATTTTCCAACCACTTTTTTGGCATCCCTGTACAATAAAAAACTATCTTTTTAGTTATTTAACTATAAAAATAGTTTGTAAACTAAAAAATTAGTTTTAGCTTTGGATTAATAATTAAAGATGCCATGCAAAAATTAACAAACAAGGAAGAAGAAGTAATGCACATTTTATGGAAGCTGGAAAAGGCTTTTGTAAAGGATGTGCTAAAAGAGGTTAAGGAAAATAAGCCTCACTACAATACGGTATCCACAATGATTCGCAATCTGGAAGAGAAAGGGTATGTAGGTCACAATGCTTATGGCAATACACATCAGTATTACCCTGTTGTAACTAAAGAAGAATACAGAAAAGGTTTTATGAGCAATGCTATAGAGAGTTATTTTAATAACTCTTATAAGAGTATGATATCGTTCTTTGCGAAGGAAGAAAAAATAAGTGCCGATGAACTGCGTGAAATACTGGATATGATAGAAAAAAAGAAATAATATGGAACAGTTCTTCATCTATATGGTAAAAGCATCCGGCCTAATAGCCGTATTTTTTGCTGCCTATTATGTATTCCTTAAAAAGGAAACATTTTTTGTATCAAACCGATGGTTTTTACTTGCAGGTATTGTTACCTCGTTACTGTTACCAATCATCGTATTTACAAAGATTGTATGGATAGATCCGCAACCTACACAGGAAGTACATGTTATAGATGTAAGCCAGTTACTTTTAATGCAGCAGGATGCCAGTATAGCCGATGCTACAGTTGCTTTAAGCTGGCCCAATATTTTACTGGGTATTTATATAGCCGGAGTACTGTTCCTTACCATAAAACTTATAATTACTTTTATATCACTAAGGCGTATATTAAAAGATGTAAAAACCATAAAGCAGGATGGTTTCAGCTTTATTGATACCCAAAAGATACAGGCTCCTTTTTCATTCTTTAATTATATAGTATACAACTCGGCTATTTTACTGCCTCATGAACTGGAAAGTATACTTTGTCATGAAAAGGTGCACAGCGGCCAGAAACATTCGGCAGACATGCTGCTTAGCCAACTGCTTACCATTTTCTTTTGGTTCAATCCGTTTGCCTGGCTGTATAAAAAATCAATTTCCCAAAACCTTGAGTTTATTGCCGATGCTTATGCTGCTAAGCAAATCAGCGATACCACGGCCTATCAGAAAACTATGTTGAAGATTACACTTCAGCCGGAATATATTACAATCACTAATCATTTTTATCAATCACTAATCAAAAAACGAATCGTTATGTTAAACAAAAAACAATCAGGAAAACTTAATTCCTGGAAGTATGCCCTTGTATTACCTGCCCTTACTGCCTTTATTTATCTTTTCCAGATAAAAGTAGTGGCACAGGAAAGGGATAACTCTAAAGCTGTAGAAGAGGTAAGCCAGGAAAAATTTAAAATGGCTTTTGAAATCAACAAAAATTCAAATGAAAAAGACTTTGAAAAGATTAAAGAGCTTAGTGAAAAGGAATTTAATGCCACTGTAACTTTTAGCGATGTTAGCCGCAATAGCAACAACGAAATTACAGGCATTAAAATAACCGTAAATAACGGCAGCGAACCAAAGATTTTCCAAACCAAAGGCACTAACGCTATTAATCCTTTCCAAATAGAACTGGAAAAAACAGATAACAACGCCAGTACTGTAGTTTTTGCAGCATTACCCGTGAATAATGGATATAAAATGTATGCAGACAATGTTGAGTACTTTGATGAGGAAGACTTTATTGCACCTCCGGCTCCACCGGCACCAATAGCACCTATGGCGCCAAGGTCATCGGTAGCACCTCCTGCCCCGCAGGCACCTACAGTAGGTTTTATGCAACCGGGTATGCAAAACGGGCTACAGATAATTAACAGCGGTAATAATGATGTACTTGTTATTATTAACGGTAAAAAACAGCAAAAGGGAACTGCAGTTACCATACCTAACAGACAAACCATTGCATCTTTAAATATTCTTAGCGGTAAGGATGCCAAAAAGAAATATGGTAAAGAAGCTAAAGAAGGTGCTCTTGAAATTATAACACAAGAAGAAAAAGGCGGAAGCTATGTTGTAAAAATGCCTAAAGGAGTTATGCTGGACCCGAACATGATGCAAAATTTTTACATCGACCCTGTAAGCATGATGGATATTGAGGTACTTGCTCAACTTGACGGCGAAATGGCCAAAAGAATAGAAGAGCAGATGAAATATATTGAAGAGATGGGTGAGGCTGACAAAACCAAAATGAAAATCCTTATGGAAAGAGACCTTCAGAATATTAAGCGCAGTGAGGCACAGCTTCAACGTGATCAGCAAAGAATGGAAGAACGAAAAATACTCCTTGATAAAAGATCCGAAGAAAGAATGGAAAGAAACTCTGACAGAGCTAAAGAAAGAGATGAAGTGCGTAAACAGATGGAGGAAATGAGGAAGGAAATGGAGGAAGCCCGTAAAGATATTATGGAAAGTCGCAAGGAAATAGAAAAAGAGCTTGAAAGAATAAGAAGCGAAAAAGAATAAATTGTTATTGTTAGAGTTAGTTAATAACAATCGGGAGAATGCGGCTTATTACCGCATTCTCTAAAATAAGATAAACATATGGAAAACATTACCATCTATGCTTTAAAAGCATCCACCCTTACAGCCTTGTTTTACATAGCTTACCTGTTACTCTTAAAGAAAGAAACTTTTTTTACAGCTAACAGATGGTTTTTACTTTCCGGACTGTTTACCTCTGCCCTGCTTCCGCTGGCGTTCTATACAAAAACAATTATTGTTAAGCGCACATCTACAATATATGAGGCAATCACCTACTCTGTGCCACAATCTGAGGTTACACCAATTATTATACCTCAGGAGGAACAGGCTTTTACCATAAACTGGTACTATGTAGCCTTAACTATTTATCTATGCGGAATACTTGTACTATTAATAAAGTTATTTTGGGATCTCTATAAAATAAAGCGCATAATAAAAGGAAAACCTATAATACAGGAAGGGCAATATAAAATTGTAGACAACTCCTCAATAAAACTTCCGTTCTCGTTTTTCAAGTATATAGTGCTTAACACATCTGTCCTAAAGCTTGTAGAGCTGGAAAATATACTGGAACATGAAAAAGTACACAGCAGGCAAAAACATTCGGCAGATATGCTTTTGGGCCAACTATTTTGTATTGTTTTCTGGTTTAATCCATTGGCTTGGCTTTATAAAAAAGTAATCTCACAAAACCTTGAGTTTATTGCCGACAGCGAAACATCAAAATTAGTAAGTGATACTACAGCCTATCAAAAAACCTTACTGAAATTTACCCTACAGCAGGACTGTATTGCAATCACCAATCATTTCTATCAATCATTAATCAAAAAGCGAATCGTTATGCTTAACACACCTAAATCCAAAAGGAGAAACTTTATTAAGTATACCTTAATATTACCTGCCTTAACAGCTTTTATAATGCTTTTCCAGATAAGGACTGTTGCCCAGGAAAAAATTATCCCTCGTGATACAACCCCTCAAAAGGAAAAACCTGAAATTAAAGGCGACATGATTGCTGTGGAAATTAAAAATGATTTCAGCAATGAGGCTTTGCAAAGGGAGGCTGATTTTATCAATAAACAATGTGATTTAAATATACAGTTTGAGGATGTACAGCGTAACGACAAGGGAGAGATATATAATATTACCATTGTAGCCGATAAATCGGCTAACCTTAAGAGATGGAGCCAGGAAGAATATGGTAAAGCCGGACTAAAGCCTTTTTATATCGTTGTAGAAAAAGGACCTGAAGGAGAAAGTATAGTTATGATTGAAGATGAAAAATTCAAATATACGGCTAACTCTGAAATAATTTTTGACACACACGAAGACCCTGCAACAGGACAAAAAAATACGGTTATTAAAACCAAAAATGTTACCGAAAAATCATCGGCAACAGAGAGTAGTGATGTTCAGCCCGATTCAAACAATAGAAAATTTTATACTTATAGCAATAGTGTTGACACCGTACTTTATAAATCAACAGATGATATAAATAAATCCATATCACAAAGGGTAACCGATAATACAACAGGACGTATAAGAAAATATACTATTGTAAAAGAAACCGGGATTAATAGTAACGAAGTTAATGCTAATGAAGCCCTAATACTTATTGACGGTAAGGAGGCTTCTCCGGCAATGATTAAAAGTCTTAACCAAGATAATATTGCGAAAATAGATGTTAGCAAGGTAACGGAAGATAACGTAGCAAAGTATGGTGAAAAAGCGCGAAAAGGCGTTATATTGGTTACAACTAAACCTGATAATACTATTGAAGAGCATGTATGGGTAAACTCTAAGGATGGTAAACCTACCGAAACAAAATATGAATACAGTAACAATACTTCATTCATAATACATAAAGAGAATAATGATTACGATTTACAGGCCTATGCAGCAGAACTTAAAAAAACCGGAATAATAATGACCTGGAAAGGTTTAAAAAGAAATGCAGACGGAGAGATTACTTATATAGCACTTACCCTAAAAGAAGCAGACGGAAGTTATAAAATATCAGGGATTTGGTCTGATGAGGATAAGGATAAACCAATACCTAATATTTACGTAGGGAGACTTAACGGAAAGTTAAGAGCTACTTCTACCCCTTAAAACTACAACTCTTATAATTTACTTAAAAGACTGTCAATCAAGACAGTCTTTTTTTATCTTTGATAGAACCAAAACCAGTTATGCCATGTTTAAACTACTAGCCCAACTCAACAAATGGTTGTTGCCTAACTATACCAAACAACAACTTGACCTAAGCAAAGCCACAAAGCTACAAAAAGCTATAATTGCCTGGAAATATTATGTTACTACCCACGCAGTAGATTAATATACCAACGGCGAATAAATATCATATTTGCTTATCTTATCTTTACCTCTAAGGAATGACAGCTGCATCAAAAAATTGCACTGAACGATTTCACCTCCCAGTTTTTCTACCAACTCGCATACGGCTGCTGCTGTTCCGCCTGTAGCCAATACATCATCGTGTATTAAAACCCTGTCTCCTTTTTGTATACCGTCTATGTGCACCTCTAAGGTATCTACACCATATTCCAGTTCGTAAGAAGAAGAAATAGTCTCATACGGTAACTTATTAGGCTTCCTTACCGGAACAAACCCTGCATTAAGTTCATAGGCCAATAGAGTGGCAAAAAAGAACCCCCTGCTTTCTACTCCCACTACTTTATCTATGTTTTTACCCTTTAAGTTACTAAGTAACAAACCCATACATTCTTTTACCGCCTCGGCACTACCCAAAAGCGGCGTAATATCTTTAAAACCGATTCCCGGTTTCGGAAAATCCTGAATGTCACGTATATAGTCCTCCAATGCCATTTTTTTTCAATTTTATATTGGTTTGAGTTTGCAAGTTAATCAATATTCCCTATATTTGCACCCGCAAACAAGGTTAGTCAATCACCTGATTTCAGACAGCCTTTAAGCAAAAATGGCCTCGTGGCGCAACTGAATAGCGCATCTGATTACGGCTCAGAAGGTTACAGGTTTGAATCCTGTCGAGGTCACAAGCAAAAATCCCTAAATCGATATGATTTAGGGATTTTTTGTTTTAATAATCTTACATATTTAGAATTATACACTAAGATATATAAGATTTTACAGCGGGATTGGATGTCCCGAGTAGTTACCACAACCGGATACAAACCAAGATTAAATATTTATTTATCAATAAATTAAAAACTTAATCAGACTGAGCTTTTTATTGCTGCAATGTATTTCCGGCATATCCGATAAATGCTTAATATGAATTGACAGACGAAGAAAAAAGCCTAAAAACTGTTATTGAAGGCAAAAGGCCTTCTATCATAAATTTCTGTCTTTGCGCATCATGCTAAGGAAAGCGGCCGTGATACCTAAATAACTGGCAATCTGCTTTTGATCGATGCGAAGCTCAAGGCCTGGATAATGTTTCCTGAATTCAATATACCTTTGCTCGGCGGTTAGGGACATACTGGAGGTTAAACGCCTTTGCAGCATGTCGAAGCCATTTTGAGTCAATATCCGGAAAAAGCGCTCAAGTGATGGAATCGAATTAAATAATTCTTCAAGCTTTGGCAGTGTAAAATAATACACTTCTGAATCCTCCAAGGCCTGTATAGTGACGGTAGCTTTTTTACTTTTAAAAAAGCTGGCGATATCACATGCCCACCAATTCTCAGGGTAAAAGCATAAATTATGCTGCTGTCCCTCCTTATCGGTGTGGAATAACCGAAGGCAGCCTTTGTTAACAAAATAGATACGGCGCTGGACCTCACCAGGGGTCAACAATACGCTGCGCTTGGAAACAGTATCATGCTGTACTGCAGCGATCACCTGCTCCTGTTCCTCAGGAGATAGTACAACATGCAAAGCAAAATTGGAAAGTAGAAGCTCCGACATATGGCAAAAATAGCTGTTAACAGTCAATGCTGCGTGTCATAATTAATTTAATTTCGGCTGTCCCTGCAATACGTAAAGGATTAGCTATAGTTTGGTACAGCTCACTTTCAGCTATTTTTCTGAATACTTCCGCACTGGGATATTCTACCAGCAGGACTTCGTCCCACTCATCACTTTCATCAGCAATTATATTGCCGACAACTTCGCCTAGAAACCTAACATTTACCCCTGCGACGCCCAATTCTTTAGTTACAGTATTAAACGCGGGAAGATATTCTTCCATATAAATTTTGCGGTCTTTAAATTTTACCAGGTTAAGCATTACGACAGGCCCCATACCGGGAGCCACTTCAGGAAATTTAATCATGTTTATTGTTTTAAATGTTATAAAATTCTTCTGACTTGATAAATAGTTATCCTATACCAATGCTGAATTTTTTAGAATTGATTTGCTTTTAGCAATACCTAATTATTATCCAGCCAGATCAAAGGTCATTGTTCTTATTTTAAAAAAAATTCATATAGTTGAAGACTTTAAAAAAACATTATATTAAATAATTTACTGGATTCAAGCTGTTTACTTTTGGCTACAACATTACGACTTTTGGCTACAGCTGTTTTTTGATGTCATTGCACTTTTGCAATAACACAAAATCAGAACCATGAAATTAAAAAACATTTTAAAGAATCTGACGCTAATCACAGTCCTATTCCTTCTGGCACAATTATCGGCTTCTGCACAGGAAACAGGTAGTTTAAAAGGGAAAATCATCGAACAGTACACCAAGCAGCCCGTACCCGGTGCAACTGTATTTTTAGACGGAATCCAACTTAGTACCGCTACAGATACCACTGGAGTATTCACCCTAAACAATATACCTGTCGGTACTTACTCAGTAACCATTTCCTCTATTGGTTTCCAGAACAAGAATCTGACTGAAATAATTATTACAGCAAACAAAACCTATTATTCTGAAATCGAACTTCTGGAAGAAGGCACTACTTTAGAGGGCGTTACCATACGTTCCTTTAAAGGTGAAAATAATCCCTTAACACCTGTTTCCTCTTTTTCCTATTCAAGGGAAGAGATATTCAGGAACCCCGGGGCCCAGGGTGACATTATGAGAGCTCTCTCCACCCTTCCGGGTGTGGTGAGCAGCGGATCGCAGTACTCTGCCATAGCAGCACGGGGGCAGGGTACCCGTGATAATGTATATATGGTAGACGATATACCCATGTTCAACCTCTCCCACCTGGAGGCCGAAGGTTTCGCATCAGGATTCAACGACCCTAACGGGGGAAGGTTCAGTATTTTTGCTCCCAGAATTATAGACAATGTAACCTTTCAGAATGGTGGCTTCGGGGCTACCTATGGACGCAGGTCCTCCTCCTATCTTGCCCTTGGCGTTAAGGAGGGCAACAGGGCATCCTGGTCCTTCAGCGCACAGGCGGATTTACTGGGTGGCACCGTTATAGCCGATGGTCCGATAACAAAGAACACAAGCCTGTTTGTTGCTGCCCGTTACCAGAATTTTTCCGCGCTTATCAACCTTTTAGATGAACAGCAGTCCACAGTGCAATTTGGTGATTACCTTATAAAAACCAGTACCGAACTTAATGATAAAAACAGGTTGTCGTTTATTGCCATGTACAACCCTGAAAACACCAGCAGGACCATTGATGATGCAGATGAATTAGCAAATGAGGTAAACATTAACGAAGATAACAGCGGAAGGAATATCTTATGGGATCATCAGAGCAGCCAGGCGGTTGTGGGCCTTAATTTGCGTACGCTGCTCAATAGCACCAGTTACCTGACTAATGTATTGTATTACAGATCCTCTACTGTTGACAATAATTTCGGACGTTTCAATCCTTCACTGGATAGTAACGGAATTATACTTGATCCCAGATCAGGCGGATATGAAGACCGGTTAAGGCATATCACTAATAATCAGCAGGAAGTTGGCTACCGGTCTATCTACACAAAAAGCTTCGATAAACTTAAAGTTATTGCCGGTGTCGATGCAATGATGCTTAATCTTGACTACGAAAGGCTATTGAGCCGTACCGATACCATTTATACGTTTCGTGCCAGGGATATTAGTGCAAATCCTACCCAATATTACCAAATACTGGCTCCTTCACAGTACAACGCCGTATTTGACGACAATGCATTTAACGGGTCAGGTTATGTAACCCTGTCCTGGCGGGTTACCGATGGTTTTACCCTTAATCCCGGAATACGATATGACTATACCGGATTTACTGAGCAGCATACCCTGTCCCCAAGGCTGAGCGGCAGTATTGCTTTAAACAGCAGGCACAGCATTAATTTTGCCAGTGGCATTTACTACCAGGATCCGGGCTATGCCGATATTGCTGGGCAAACGGGAGGTAACACGCTTAAAAACGAACGCGCCATACAATCTATAGTTGGTTATAAAATACAGCTATCAAACGATTTGAAATTTGTTGCCGAAGGATGGCACAAGCGGTTTGATGACGTAACTGTACAGCCTAACCGTGTGCAAAGCTATCTCACAAATGACGGGAGTGGCTATGCATATGGTGCAGACATCAGCCTTACCAAAAGGCTTTCCGACAACTATTACGGCCAGGTAAGTTATTCTTATATGGAAAGTAAAAGGGATGACCATGACGGGTTAGGTGAATACGATTATATTTTTAATGTGCCGCACACCTTTAGCCTGATGGGAAGCTACAAGCCGAATGACAAATGGATTTTTTCCGGAAAATTCCGCTACAGTACAGGACGCCCTACCGACAGCTATATTGTACACCCCGATGTGTTTAATAATCCTGATATGATACGCTATTCGCAGGAGGTAACGGCGGTAAACGGTGACCGGCTACCAGACTTTATCAGCCTGGATGTAAGGGCCGATTATAACCTGCAGCGAAAATGGGGCACCTTCTCAGCGTTCGTGGACCTGGTAAATATTTCAAACCGCTTTAATGTAAACTCAGAGCAATTCGTGCCCGAAACGGGGCAGGTAATGAATATTGGTCTTGGGGTATTCCCCACCTTTGGTGTGAGGGTTGAATTATAAGAAATAAGAAAGCATAATATAACAGTAAAAATGGAACTAAAAAATAATACTATCCTCATTACAGGAGGAACCAGCGGATTTGGCTTTTTATTTGCCCAAAGGTTCATAGAAATGGGCAATACTGTTATCATAACGGGCCGTAATTTAGACACTTTAGAGGCGACCAAAGAAGTCTTTCCTTCCGTAGATATTTATCAAAGCGATGTCAGTAACCCCGAAGATATTGTTTCCCTGTACAATCATGTCATTAAAAAGTTTCCCGATCTGAATATCATCATCAATAATGCCGGAATTATGCGTAAGGTAGTAATCCATGATCATTATAACCTGACAGATATTACCCAGGAGATTGAAATCGACCTTATGGGTCCTATACGTATGGTACAACAGTTTCTGCCACATCTCAAAAAACAGAAAAAAGCAGTTATTATGAATGTCACCTCAGGAATCGCACTTATGACCTTACCCATAGCACCCATTTACAGTGCCAGTAAATCAGGCCTTCGCGCGTATACTAAAGCCTTAAGGGTACAATTGAAAAAGACAAACATAAAAGTCATTGAGTTGGTTGCCCCGGGCTCCTCTACCCCTTTAAATGATAAATTTCTGGGTGAAGATGGTGTTAGGGCTGCCACCCTTCTGGAACCCGAAAAAATTGTAGATGATGCTATAAGAGGTATACTAAAAGGTAAAAATGAAGTATACCCCGGCCTTTCAGGTTTGTTAAAAATACTAAGTAGGTTAGCTCCCGGCTTTTTGCTCAAACAGGCCAGTAAAATGGGGGCTGCATCTATGTATACTGAATAACTAAAAACTTTTGCCTTATGAAGATAATAATAGAAGGGTCACAGGTAGATATTATACAACTGCCTTTTAATGGACGAGCGATCCGTTACATATCCAGTGATATAATTCCTTCCGACGCAGTAATCAAGTTTTTTGAACGTGTAACAGGAAAACCCGGTATGAAATGGATAGTAACTCCTCATGAACAATTTAGAAAGAGGCTTCTTATAACAGGAGTAAATTTTACACGCACAGAACACGATGCAAACCAATAATTTAAATTGTAAACAAACTGAATGATAAAAGCAATGAATGACAAAATAAATAACAAGATAGTAGGTACCTGGATACTTGTTTCTGCAGTACTTGAAACTGACAATAACTGCCTCCCTTTATTCGGTAAAAATCCGGAAGGTTCACTAATTTTTACCAAAGAAATGCGCTTTAACGTAATACTCAATGATCCCGATGTGCCGAAATTCAGTACTGAGGACAGAAGCCAGGGAACCTATGAAGAATTAAAAGCGGCAACCACAGGGTCACTGGCTTTGTACGGCACCTATAAGGTAGACGAACAAGGAGACTTTGCATCGCAACACATAATAGGTTCCACCTTTCCTAACTGGAACGGACTTGATAGAAGTACCAGCCAGCTGCGACTTGAAAGAAATGAGGACTTGCTCACTGAAAATTTAATACTGGGACTTAATACTCGTGTAATTATTACATGGCAGCTTATTGAATAACAATAAAACATTGATTAACAGTTATATGAAAAAAACACTTTTTACAGTACTAGTACTGTTACTCTCAGTAACGGCATTCGCACAGAAAATATCCCCGGACAATATTGTTGGGGTCTGGAAATGTGAAGAATACAAAATAGAAATCTTCAAATCCGGGGACACCTATTCCGCTAAGCTTTTATGGGCGAAGGATATGTTTGAAGCCGATGGCAAGACCCCGAAAAAAGATGAAAAAAATCCGGATGAAAAGATGAGAAACCGCTCCCGCAAGGGCATAACACATATCACAGGGCTGACTTTTAAAAACGGTGAATATATTGACGGGAAACTCTACAGTGTCCAGGACGGGAATACCTACAGCCTGAAAGCTGTGCTTAAAACTATTAATAACCTTGAAACAAGGGGTTATAAAGGTATACCCATGATGGGAAAAACATTTCAATGGACGCGTATACAATAATCCCATATCCATATGAAGATTCAAAAAACACTTATAACTGAGGAAAACGAGAACTGGCTCTATGGCTGGCGCAGGACAGCACTTTTAGTTACGCTAGTCTTGGTGACCGTTTTTAGTCAGGTTGACCGTATACTGCCCTTCATTTTAGCAGAATCCATAAAGGATGACCTGAAACTAGGTGACATGCAACTGGGCCTAATCACAGGAGTGGCGTTTTCCGTATGCTATTCACTGGCATCTCTTCCTCTTGCCCGTTTGGCAGACCGGGGGTGGGCAAGACCAATTTTGGTAGGGTGTATTATACTTTGGAGTATAATGACTGGTTTGGGTGGCCTGGCCACAGGATTCCTGACACTGGCACTTTCCCGTTTTGGTGTAGCCCTAGGTGAGGCCGGGGGAACTCCTGCCAGCCATGCGCTCATAACTGCTAAAATCCCCGAGAAATTCAGGGGACGTGCCATTGG
Proteins encoded:
- a CDS encoding DUF1330 domain-containing protein, whose translation is MIKFPEVAPGMGPVVMLNLVKFKDRKIYMEEYLPAFNTVTKELGVAGVNVRFLGEVVGNIIADESDEWDEVLLVEYPSAEVFRKIAESELYQTIANPLRIAGTAEIKLIMTRSIDC
- a CDS encoding DUF2147 domain-containing protein yields the protein MKKTLFTVLVLLLSVTAFAQKISPDNIVGVWKCEEYKIEIFKSGDTYSAKLLWAKDMFEADGKTPKKDEKNPDEKMRNRSRKGITHITGLTFKNGEYIDGKLYSVQDGNTYSLKAVLKTINNLETRGYKGIPMMGKTFQWTRIQ
- a CDS encoding TonB-dependent receptor — protein: MKLKNILKNLTLITVLFLLAQLSASAQETGSLKGKIIEQYTKQPVPGATVFLDGIQLSTATDTTGVFTLNNIPVGTYSVTISSIGFQNKNLTEIIITANKTYYSEIELLEEGTTLEGVTIRSFKGENNPLTPVSSFSYSREEIFRNPGAQGDIMRALSTLPGVVSSGSQYSAIAARGQGTRDNVYMVDDIPMFNLSHLEAEGFASGFNDPNGGRFSIFAPRIIDNVTFQNGGFGATYGRRSSSYLALGVKEGNRASWSFSAQADLLGGTVIADGPITKNTSLFVAARYQNFSALINLLDEQQSTVQFGDYLIKTSTELNDKNRLSFIAMYNPENTSRTIDDADELANEVNINEDNSGRNILWDHQSSQAVVGLNLRTLLNSTSYLTNVLYYRSSTVDNNFGRFNPSLDSNGIILDPRSGGYEDRLRHITNNQQEVGYRSIYTKSFDKLKVIAGVDAMMLNLDYERLLSRTDTIYTFRARDISANPTQYYQILAPSQYNAVFDDNAFNGSGYVTLSWRVTDGFTLNPGIRYDYTGFTEQHTLSPRLSGSIALNSRHSINFASGIYYQDPGYADIAGQTGGNTLKNERAIQSIVGYKIQLSNDLKFVAEGWHKRFDDVTVQPNRVQSYLTNDGSGYAYGADISLTKRLSDNYYGQVSYSYMESKRDDHDGLGEYDYIFNVPHTFSLMGSYKPNDKWIFSGKFRYSTGRPTDSYIVHPDVFNNPDMIRYSQEVTAVNGDRLPDFISLDVRADYNLQRKWGTFSAFVDLVNISNRFNVNSEQFVPETGQVMNIGLGVFPTFGVRVEL
- a CDS encoding SDR family oxidoreductase, with amino-acid sequence MELKNNTILITGGTSGFGFLFAQRFIEMGNTVIITGRNLDTLEATKEVFPSVDIYQSDVSNPEDIVSLYNHVIKKFPDLNIIINNAGIMRKVVIHDHYNLTDITQEIEIDLMGPIRMVQQFLPHLKKQKKAVIMNVTSGIALMTLPIAPIYSASKSGLRAYTKALRVQLKKTNIKVIELVAPGSSTPLNDKFLGEDGVRAATLLEPEKIVDDAIRGILKGKNEVYPGLSGLLKILSRLAPGFLLKQASKMGAASMYTE
- a CDS encoding adenine phosphoribosyltransferase codes for the protein MALEDYIRDIQDFPKPGIGFKDITPLLGSAEAVKECMGLLLSNLKGKNIDKVVGVESRGFFFATLLAYELNAGFVPVRKPNKLPYETISSSYELEYGVDTLEVHIDGIQKGDRVLIHDDVLATGGTAAAVCELVEKLGGEIVQCNFLMQLSFLRGKDKISKYDIYSPLVY
- a CDS encoding SsrA-binding protein, coding for MFKLLAQLNKWLLPNYTKQQLDLSKATKLQKAIIAWKYYVTTHAVD
- a CDS encoding Crp/Fnr family transcriptional regulator; protein product: MSELLLSNFALHVVLSPEEQEQVIAAVQHDTVSKRSVLLTPGEVQRRIYFVNKGCLRLFHTDKEGQQHNLCFYPENWWACDIASFFKSKKATVTIQALEDSEVYYFTLPKLEELFNSIPSLERFFRILTQNGFDMLQRRLTSSMSLTAEQRYIEFRKHYPGLELRIDQKQIASYLGITAAFLSMMRKDRNL
- a CDS encoding lipocalin-like domain-containing protein codes for the protein MNDKINNKIVGTWILVSAVLETDNNCLPLFGKNPEGSLIFTKEMRFNVILNDPDVPKFSTEDRSQGTYEELKAATTGSLALYGTYKVDEQGDFASQHIIGSTFPNWNGLDRSTSQLRLERNEDLLTENLILGLNTRVIITWQLIE